Proteins encoded within one genomic window of Amycolatopsis nigrescens CSC17Ta-90:
- a CDS encoding uroporphyrinogen-III synthase, which produces MAELTGLTGVTIGITAERRAEEFAAALERNGAAVRHAPTIRIVPLPDDTQLRAATDDVLAEPVDLTAVTTGAGFRGWVDAAEGWGLREELIEALDGSRVFTRGPKATGAVRGVRLREAWSAPTESNAELFRGLLADGVSGARIAVQLHGSALPEFTKPLQDAGARVVEVQPYRWLSPVDPGPAYRMIDEVIDGGLTALAFTSAPAAANLLNLAREHGRFDELLTVLRDGKVLCACVGPITAAPLAELGVPTAEPERQRLGALVKLLVAELGGSGR; this is translated from the coding sequence ATGGCTGAGTTGACCGGGTTGACCGGAGTCACCATCGGGATCACCGCGGAGCGGCGGGCGGAGGAGTTCGCCGCCGCACTGGAACGCAACGGCGCCGCCGTCCGGCACGCACCCACGATCCGGATCGTGCCGCTGCCCGACGACACGCAGCTCCGCGCGGCCACCGACGACGTGCTGGCCGAGCCGGTCGACCTGACCGCGGTCACCACCGGCGCCGGTTTCCGCGGCTGGGTGGACGCGGCCGAGGGCTGGGGTCTCCGGGAAGAGCTGATCGAAGCGCTGGACGGCTCGCGGGTGTTCACGCGCGGGCCGAAGGCGACCGGCGCGGTCCGCGGGGTGCGGCTGCGCGAGGCGTGGTCCGCGCCGACGGAGAGCAACGCCGAGCTGTTCCGCGGGCTGCTGGCGGACGGGGTGTCCGGCGCGCGGATCGCGGTGCAGCTGCACGGTTCGGCGCTGCCGGAGTTCACCAAGCCCCTGCAGGATGCGGGCGCGCGGGTGGTCGAGGTGCAGCCGTACCGCTGGCTGTCCCCGGTCGACCCCGGCCCGGCGTACCGGATGATCGACGAGGTGATCGACGGCGGGCTGACCGCGCTGGCCTTCACCAGCGCGCCCGCCGCGGCGAACCTGCTGAACCTGGCGCGCGAGCACGGCCGGTTCGACGAGCTGCTGACCGTGCTGCGGGACGGGAAGGTGCTCTGCGCCTGCGTCGGGCCGATCACCGCGGCACCGCTGGCCGAGCTGGGCGTGCCCACCGCGGAACCGGAGCGTCAGCGCCTCGGTGCGCTGGTCAAGCTGCTCGTCGCGGAACTCGGCGGCTCCGGCCGGTAG
- a CDS encoding helix-turn-helix transcriptional regulator, producing MRASRLLSVLLLLQNRGRMTADELAAELEVSVRTVYRDIEALSASGVPVYADRGRAGGYQLVDGYRTRLTGMTEEEAQSLSLAGLPGAAAELGLGTVLAAAQLKLYAALPAELRGRAGKVAERFYLDVPGWHRGIESLPRLAEVAEAVWQSRRIEVRYQRWGNREVTRALEPLGLVLKAGNWYLAARCEGSDRTYRISRILELTETGEFFERPEDFDLSAYWQEWSEQFERRMFPRLAEVRMSPRARALVAFYHGAVGARAVREAEDGPEEADEDGWLRVELPVEAGEAALGQLLQYGPQLRVLGPPELRERVAEVVKEMGTFYG from the coding sequence ATGCGGGCCAGCAGGTTGCTCTCGGTGCTGTTGCTGCTGCAGAACCGGGGGCGGATGACGGCCGACGAGCTGGCCGCCGAGCTCGAAGTCTCGGTACGCACGGTGTATCGGGACATCGAGGCGCTTTCCGCGTCCGGCGTGCCGGTCTACGCCGACCGGGGACGGGCCGGTGGTTACCAGCTGGTGGACGGCTACCGGACCAGGCTGACCGGGATGACCGAGGAGGAGGCCCAGTCGCTTTCGCTGGCCGGGCTGCCCGGCGCGGCCGCGGAACTCGGGCTCGGCACGGTGCTGGCGGCGGCCCAGCTCAAGCTCTACGCCGCGCTGCCGGCCGAACTGCGCGGCCGCGCCGGCAAGGTGGCCGAGCGGTTCTACCTCGACGTGCCCGGCTGGCACCGCGGGATCGAGAGCCTGCCGCGGCTGGCCGAGGTGGCGGAGGCGGTCTGGCAGTCCCGCCGGATCGAGGTGCGCTACCAGCGCTGGGGCAACCGCGAGGTGACGCGGGCGCTGGAGCCGCTCGGGCTGGTGCTCAAGGCCGGCAACTGGTACCTGGCCGCCCGATGCGAAGGCAGCGACCGGACCTACCGGATTTCCCGCATACTCGAGCTGACGGAGACCGGCGAGTTCTTCGAGCGACCGGAGGACTTCGACCTCTCCGCGTACTGGCAGGAGTGGTCCGAACAGTTCGAGCGGCGGATGTTCCCGCGGCTGGCGGAGGTCCGCATGTCGCCACGGGCGCGGGCTCTCGTAGCGTTCTACCACGGCGCGGTGGGCGCGCGGGCCGTTCGCGAAGCCGAGGACGGTCCCGAGGAAGCGGACGAGGACGGCTGGTTGCGAGTGGAGCTGCCGGTGGAGGCGGGCGAGGCCGCGCTCGGCCAGCTGCTGCAGTACGGGCCGCAGCTGCGGGTACTGGGGCCCCCGGAACTGCGCGAGCGGGTCGCCGAGGTCGTCAAGGAGATGGGCACTTTCTATGGCTGA
- a CDS encoding TIGR03564 family F420-dependent LLM class oxidoreductase produces the protein MRIGVAIPPDHSALPEQGNSVDALLDTAAELAEAGLSAVWFTQRFDHDAMMVAALTARAVPGIDVGTAVVPIPARHPIVLSSQAQTAQAAGHGRFTLGLGMSIGSFIEQTYGIAPGRRNRHLREYLTVLRELLENGTADLAGETLTARTSWPGRVPGARPRVPVLLAAAGPLALRAAAELADGALPIMSGPRTIAEYTVPTLTRHAEAAGRPAPRIAAIVSGVVTTDVDGARARAERNMAQHATLPAYRAALDREGVRNPADLVAIGAEELLAAQVRSYSEAGVTELVYSQTSLGSPADQRRTWRLLGELVRKT, from the coding sequence ATGCGCATTGGTGTCGCCATCCCGCCCGACCACAGCGCGCTGCCCGAGCAGGGCAACTCGGTGGACGCGCTGCTGGACACGGCGGCCGAGCTCGCCGAAGCCGGCCTGAGCGCGGTCTGGTTCACCCAGCGGTTCGACCACGACGCGATGATGGTGGCCGCGCTGACCGCCAGGGCGGTGCCGGGCATCGACGTGGGCACCGCGGTGGTACCGATTCCGGCACGCCACCCGATCGTGCTGTCCAGCCAGGCGCAGACCGCGCAGGCGGCCGGCCACGGGCGGTTCACCCTCGGCCTCGGCATGTCGATCGGGTCCTTTATCGAGCAGACCTACGGAATCGCGCCGGGACGGCGGAACCGGCATCTGCGCGAGTATCTGACGGTGCTGCGCGAGCTGCTCGAGAACGGCACCGCGGACCTGGCCGGCGAGACGCTCACCGCGCGGACCTCGTGGCCGGGCCGCGTTCCCGGCGCCCGGCCGCGGGTGCCGGTCCTGCTCGCCGCGGCGGGCCCGCTGGCCCTGCGCGCCGCCGCCGAACTGGCGGACGGCGCGCTGCCGATCATGTCCGGCCCGCGCACCATCGCCGAGTACACCGTGCCGACCCTCACCAGGCACGCCGAAGCGGCGGGACGGCCGGCACCCCGGATCGCCGCGATCGTCTCCGGGGTGGTGACCACCGATGTGGACGGTGCCAGGGCCCGCGCGGAGCGGAACATGGCCCAGCACGCCACCCTGCCCGCCTACCGGGCCGCGCTGGACCGCGAAGGCGTGCGCAATCCGGCCGACCTGGTCGCGATCGGTGCCGAAGAACTGCTCGCCGCCCAGGTGCGGAGCTACTCCGAGGCCGGCGTGACCGAGCTGGTCTACAGCCAGACCTCACTCGGGTCGCCGGCGGACCAACGCCGCACCTGGCGGCTGCTCGGCGAACTCGTCCGGAAAACCTGA
- a CDS encoding DUF3224 domain-containing protein, which translates to MSENTFTTAAWDEKIVAGAEDTNRVAHVHSKNKYAGLIEGEGTSDYLLYYPGAGYDGKGITSSGLEWIEGSVDGREGAFVVRHEVGFDTEGVHGTWTVVDGSGTGELAGISGSGTISSTFGEPSSAYTFDYQL; encoded by the coding sequence ATGAGCGAAAACACCTTCACCACCGCCGCCTGGGACGAGAAGATCGTGGCCGGCGCGGAGGACACCAACCGAGTCGCACATGTGCACAGCAAGAACAAGTACGCGGGCCTGATCGAGGGCGAGGGCACCAGCGACTACCTGCTCTACTACCCGGGCGCCGGCTACGACGGCAAGGGCATCACCTCGTCCGGGCTGGAGTGGATCGAAGGCAGCGTGGACGGGCGCGAGGGCGCTTTCGTGGTCCGGCACGAGGTAGGTTTCGACACCGAGGGCGTGCACGGCACCTGGACGGTGGTCGACGGTTCCGGGACCGGTGAGCTGGCCGGGATCTCCGGCAGCGGCACCATCTCCAGCACGTTCGGCGAACCATCGTCGGCCTACACCTTCGACTACCAGCTCTGA
- a CDS encoding DNA glycosylase AlkZ-like family protein yields the protein MLNVDRKQVLAYRIAAHGLHRRERDPVKLAVFDLGLQDSLGHTALYGLAARLAGEVTEESLVDNLGLTLTWSHRGAPHYHRSGELASLTAALVPLGEADALARMGWQRKQVAEAGLPATDALFTAARAIRKAVNRTMSKGAASTAVTKLVPPGLSYWCRGCQATHIHEQLMRLAALPGGVRLEAGIAPATLAPITGRGAIRTKPDAAAATEVVAAYLRLNGPSTMTDAGGFVGTTKTVAAEMWPEGLAEVRVDGAPAFLPETRLAELESPPEPDLVRLLPAWDLFLNTKNKALLVPEKARQKEIWRMLGNPGVLIADGDVAGTWRAKAGGRKRLDFTFSPFWTLAPPDRGAAEAEAERVAAARSFPDLRVTWS from the coding sequence ATGCTCAACGTGGACCGCAAGCAGGTGCTCGCGTACCGCATCGCGGCGCACGGCCTGCACCGGCGGGAGCGGGACCCGGTGAAACTCGCCGTGTTCGACCTCGGCCTGCAGGACAGCCTGGGACACACCGCGCTTTACGGGCTGGCCGCGCGGCTGGCCGGCGAAGTCACCGAGGAGTCCCTTGTGGACAATCTGGGACTCACCCTGACCTGGTCGCATCGCGGGGCGCCGCACTACCACCGCTCCGGTGAGCTGGCCTCGCTCACCGCGGCGCTGGTGCCGCTCGGCGAGGCCGACGCGCTGGCCAGGATGGGCTGGCAGCGCAAGCAGGTCGCCGAGGCCGGCCTGCCCGCGACCGACGCGCTGTTCACCGCGGCACGGGCGATCCGCAAGGCGGTGAACCGGACGATGAGCAAGGGCGCGGCCAGCACGGCGGTCACCAAGCTGGTGCCGCCGGGGCTTTCCTACTGGTGCCGGGGCTGCCAGGCGACGCACATCCACGAGCAGCTGATGCGCCTGGCCGCCCTGCCAGGCGGGGTCCGGCTGGAGGCCGGGATCGCGCCGGCCACCCTGGCGCCGATCACCGGCCGCGGCGCCATCAGGACGAAACCGGACGCGGCGGCCGCCACCGAGGTGGTCGCCGCGTACCTCCGGCTGAACGGCCCGTCGACGATGACCGACGCCGGCGGTTTCGTCGGCACCACGAAGACCGTGGCCGCCGAGATGTGGCCGGAGGGGCTGGCCGAGGTCAGGGTGGACGGCGCGCCGGCGTTCCTGCCCGAGACGCGGCTCGCCGAGTTGGAGAGCCCGCCGGAACCCGACCTGGTCCGGCTGCTGCCAGCCTGGGACCTGTTCCTGAACACCAAGAACAAGGCGCTGCTGGTGCCGGAAAAGGCGCGGCAGAAGGAGATCTGGCGGATGCTCGGCAACCCCGGGGTGCTGATCGCGGACGGCGACGTCGCCGGCACCTGGCGGGCGAAAGCCGGTGGCCGCAAACGGCTCGACTTCACCTTCAGTCCCTTTTGGACACTTGCGCCGCCCGATCGCGGTGCCGCCGAGGCCGAAGCCGAACGCGTCGCCGCCGCCCGCTCCTTCCCCGACCTGCGCGTCACCTGGTCGTGA
- a CDS encoding sirohydrochlorin chelatase: MIVLAAHGTRDPAGARVVAELADLVRARGVPVRVAYADVRAPDVTEVLRGLRRPAVVVPAFLASGYHVRTDIPAQIEAAGHPAVTVADAFGPAPELLDVLADRLRAAGYRRGDRVLLGAAGSSDPHALAEVRSAADALAARLATPVRVGYAATASPSLADLAGATPGRVAVASWLLAPGLFHRRARDSGAAVVSDPLGAHPRVADLILRRYSEALTRSAAA, translated from the coding sequence ATGATCGTGCTGGCCGCGCACGGCACCCGTGACCCGGCCGGCGCGCGTGTGGTGGCGGAGCTGGCGGACCTGGTGCGCGCGCGGGGCGTGCCGGTGCGCGTCGCCTACGCGGACGTGCGGGCGCCGGATGTCACCGAGGTGCTGCGCGGCCTGCGTCGGCCCGCGGTGGTGGTGCCCGCGTTCCTGGCGTCCGGCTATCACGTGCGCACGGACATCCCGGCGCAGATCGAGGCCGCCGGGCATCCCGCGGTGACCGTGGCGGACGCCTTCGGTCCCGCCCCTGAGCTGCTCGACGTGTTGGCCGACCGCCTGCGCGCGGCCGGTTACCGCCGAGGCGACCGGGTGCTGCTCGGCGCCGCTGGCTCCAGCGACCCGCACGCGCTGGCCGAAGTCCGCTCCGCCGCGGACGCCCTGGCTGCCAGGCTGGCGACGCCGGTGCGGGTCGGCTACGCGGCGACCGCGTCACCGTCACTGGCGGATTTGGCCGGTGCCACTCCCGGCCGGGTCGCGGTGGCCTCCTGGCTGCTGGCCCCCGGCCTCTTCCACCGGCGAGCGCGAGACTCCGGCGCGGCCGTGGTCTCCGACCCGCTCGGTGCCCACCCCCGCGTCGCCGACCTGATCCTCCGCCGCTACTCCGAAGCCCTCACCCGTTCCGCCGCCGCCTGA
- a CDS encoding uroporphyrinogen-III synthase, giving the protein MIHPNILPLAGYAVGITAARRADELGALFVRKGATVRYGPAIRIVPLSDDTELYSATRNLLDDPPAVVVATTGIGFRGWIEAAEGWGLGEQLLAGLSRSSVMTRGPKAKGAIRAAGLSEDYSPASESNAELLQHLLSSGVEGQRIAVQLHGEPLPYFADALRGAGAEVIEIPVYRWVGPADPGPLDRLVDAVLDGSIDAMPFTSAPAAASMLAMAKRSGRLPALVNALLNRVVVACVGPITAGPLVAYGIGAVQPERARIGALARTVSEALVTSSPRLCAAGRQVELRGQAAIVDGELCEVAPAPMAVLRALAANPGRVVSRRELISALPGGGEEHAVETAIGRLRTSLGEGKLVQTVVKRGYRLAVEREPA; this is encoded by the coding sequence ATGATCCACCCGAACATCCTGCCGCTGGCCGGATACGCGGTCGGCATCACGGCCGCCAGGCGCGCCGACGAGCTCGGCGCGCTGTTCGTGCGCAAGGGCGCGACCGTGCGGTACGGCCCGGCGATCCGGATCGTGCCGCTGTCCGACGACACCGAGCTGTACTCGGCGACCAGGAACCTGCTCGACGACCCGCCGGCCGTGGTGGTGGCCACCACCGGGATCGGCTTCCGCGGCTGGATCGAGGCGGCCGAGGGCTGGGGGCTCGGCGAGCAGCTGCTGGCCGGGCTGAGCCGGTCCTCGGTGATGACCCGCGGACCGAAGGCGAAGGGCGCGATCCGGGCGGCCGGGCTGTCCGAGGACTACTCACCGGCGTCGGAGAGCAACGCCGAGTTGTTGCAGCATCTGCTTTCCAGCGGGGTCGAGGGGCAGCGGATCGCGGTGCAGCTGCACGGTGAGCCGTTGCCGTACTTCGCGGACGCGCTGCGCGGCGCGGGTGCCGAGGTGATCGAGATCCCGGTGTACCGCTGGGTCGGGCCCGCCGATCCCGGCCCGCTGGACCGGCTGGTGGACGCGGTGCTGGACGGCTCGATCGACGCGATGCCGTTCACCAGCGCGCCGGCGGCGGCCAGCATGCTGGCCATGGCCAAGCGGAGCGGGCGGCTGCCGGCGCTGGTGAACGCGCTGCTGAACCGGGTGGTGGTGGCCTGCGTCGGGCCGATCACGGCCGGTCCGCTGGTCGCGTACGGGATCGGTGCGGTGCAGCCGGAGCGGGCCAGGATCGGCGCGCTGGCGCGGACCGTGTCGGAGGCGCTGGTGACGTCCTCGCCGCGGCTGTGCGCGGCCGGGCGGCAGGTCGAGCTGCGCGGTCAGGCGGCCATTGTGGACGGTGAGCTGTGCGAGGTGGCGCCGGCGCCGATGGCGGTGCTGCGGGCGCTGGCGGCGAATCCGGGCCGGGTGGTGTCCCGGCGGGAGTTGATCTCGGCGTTGCCGGGTGGTGGTGAGGAGCACGCGGTGGAGACGGCGATCGGTAGACTTCGAACGTCGCTGGGGGAGGGGAAGCTGGTGCAGACCGTGGTCAAGCGCGGCTATCGGCTGGCGGTCGAACGGGAGCCGGCATGA
- the nirD gene encoding nitrite reductase small subunit NirD, with amino-acid sequence MTLSIESAESTESAGQTWVRVCAVSELTPGAGVAALLPDGRQVALFRTVHDEFHALSNLDPCSGAAVLARGIVGDADGVPVVASPVYKERFDLRTGECLDADGVRVPTYPLQVLDGVLHVGSP; translated from the coding sequence ATGACCTTGTCCATTGAGTCCGCTGAGTCCACTGAGTCTGCCGGACAGACCTGGGTGCGGGTCTGCGCGGTGTCCGAGCTGACGCCGGGCGCCGGGGTGGCCGCGCTGCTGCCGGACGGGCGGCAGGTGGCCCTGTTCCGTACCGTGCACGACGAGTTCCACGCACTGTCCAATTTGGACCCTTGCAGTGGGGCCGCGGTGCTGGCGCGCGGAATCGTCGGGGATGCCGACGGAGTGCCGGTGGTCGCGTCGCCGGTCTACAAGGAGCGTTTCGACCTGCGCACCGGCGAGTGCCTGGACGCCGACGGGGTGCGGGTGCCGACCTATCCGCTTCAGGTGCTCGATGGAGTGCTGCACGTGGGTTCGCCATGA
- the nirB gene encoding nitrite reductase large subunit NirB, producing the protein MARTLVVAGHGMVAHRLVEAIRAEDTAGDWRVVVLAEENRPAYDRVALTSYVDDWRPESLALPGADYADDPQVELRLGDPVRRVDRERRVVVTAAGLEQSYDALVLATGSKPFVPPVPGHDLPGCFVYRTIEDLDAIRAAAGRSGRGRRAALVIGGGLLGLEAAKALRDMGLSPHVVEMGPRLMPLQVDEGGGGLLRRLITALDVTVHTGTSTDAIEADGERLLGKLGNGTELDVDLVVFSAGVRPRDELARDCGLEVGNRGGVLVDAHCRTADPSIYAIGECAAVEGKVYGIVAPGYAMAEVVAAELAGGDATFPAPDTSTKLKLMGVDVASFGDAHATTEGSLEVMFNDAVAGTYQKLVVSDDTRTLLGGVLVGDASQYNMLRALVGRPLPADPGAILAPDGGSGGVGVDALPAEAQVCSCNAVSKGAITEAITGGGCDSVAKIKSCTRAGTSCGSCVPMLGKLLTSCGVEQSKALCEHFPQSRAELFEIVRATRVGTFSELITKHGKGSGCAICKPAVASILATLGNGHILGGEQATLQDTNDRFLANLQRNGTYSVVPRVPGGEITPDKLIVIGQVAKDFGLYTKITGGQRIDLFGATVDQLPEIWRRLVDAGFESGHAYGKALRTVKSCVGATWCRYGVQDSVGLAVELELRYRGLRSPHKLKSGVSGCARECAEARSKDFGVIATDEGWNLYVGGNGGATPRHADLLLSGVDTETLIRTIDRFLMFYVRTADRLQRTAPWVEELDGGLDHLRAVIVDDSLGICADLDAAMAEHIGNYEDEWRGVLADPEKLARFTSFVNAPGTPDPTISFRTEREQQVPVLLGMPEVVGNDLVH; encoded by the coding sequence ATGGCGCGCACTCTGGTCGTGGCCGGACATGGCATGGTCGCCCACCGCTTGGTGGAGGCGATCCGTGCCGAGGACACCGCGGGGGACTGGCGGGTGGTGGTACTGGCCGAGGAGAACCGGCCGGCCTACGACCGCGTCGCTCTCACGTCCTATGTGGACGACTGGCGGCCGGAGTCGTTGGCACTGCCAGGCGCGGACTACGCGGACGACCCGCAGGTCGAGCTCCGGCTCGGCGACCCGGTGCGGCGGGTGGACCGCGAGCGTCGGGTGGTGGTCACCGCCGCCGGGCTGGAGCAGTCCTACGACGCGCTGGTGCTGGCCACCGGCTCGAAGCCGTTCGTGCCACCGGTGCCGGGGCACGACCTGCCGGGCTGTTTCGTCTACCGGACCATCGAGGACCTGGACGCGATCCGCGCCGCCGCCGGCCGGTCCGGCCGTGGCCGCCGAGCGGCGCTGGTGATCGGCGGCGGGCTGCTCGGGCTGGAAGCGGCGAAAGCGTTGCGGGACATGGGTTTGTCCCCGCACGTGGTGGAGATGGGCCCGCGCCTGATGCCGCTGCAGGTGGACGAGGGCGGTGGCGGCCTGCTCCGGCGGCTGATCACCGCGCTGGACGTCACCGTGCACACCGGCACCTCCACCGACGCGATCGAGGCGGACGGTGAGCGGCTGCTCGGCAAGCTGGGCAACGGCACCGAACTGGACGTGGATCTGGTGGTCTTCTCCGCCGGGGTGCGGCCGAGGGACGAGCTGGCCAGGGACTGCGGTCTCGAGGTCGGGAACCGCGGAGGTGTTCTTGTCGACGCGCATTGCCGAACTGCGGACCCGTCGATCTACGCGATCGGCGAATGCGCCGCGGTCGAAGGAAAGGTGTACGGCATCGTCGCCCCCGGCTACGCGATGGCCGAGGTGGTGGCCGCCGAGCTGGCTGGCGGCGACGCGACCTTCCCGGCACCCGACACCTCCACCAAGCTGAAGCTGATGGGCGTGGACGTGGCCAGCTTCGGCGACGCGCACGCGACCACCGAAGGCTCGCTGGAGGTGATGTTCAACGACGCGGTCGCCGGGACCTACCAGAAGCTGGTGGTCTCTGACGACACCCGGACCCTGCTCGGCGGGGTGCTGGTCGGCGACGCGAGCCAGTACAACATGCTGCGCGCGCTGGTCGGGCGGCCACTGCCGGCCGATCCCGGCGCGATACTGGCGCCGGACGGCGGTTCGGGCGGGGTCGGGGTGGACGCGCTGCCCGCCGAGGCGCAGGTCTGCTCGTGCAACGCGGTCAGCAAGGGTGCGATCACCGAGGCGATCACCGGTGGTGGCTGCGATTCGGTCGCCAAGATCAAGTCCTGCACCAGGGCGGGTACCTCCTGCGGTTCCTGCGTGCCGATGCTGGGCAAGCTGCTCACCTCCTGCGGGGTCGAGCAGTCGAAGGCGCTCTGCGAGCACTTCCCGCAGTCGCGCGCGGAGCTGTTCGAGATCGTGCGGGCGACCAGGGTCGGCACCTTCAGCGAGCTGATCACCAAGCACGGCAAGGGCAGCGGCTGCGCGATCTGCAAGCCGGCGGTCGCCTCGATCCTGGCCACCCTCGGCAACGGTCACATCCTCGGCGGTGAACAGGCCACCCTGCAGGACACCAACGACCGGTTCCTGGCGAACCTGCAGCGCAACGGCACCTACTCGGTGGTGCCGCGGGTGCCCGGTGGCGAGATCACCCCGGACAAGCTGATCGTGATCGGCCAGGTGGCCAAGGACTTCGGGCTGTACACGAAGATCACCGGCGGGCAGCGGATCGACCTGTTCGGCGCGACCGTGGACCAGCTCCCGGAGATCTGGCGGCGGCTGGTGGACGCCGGGTTCGAGTCCGGGCACGCCTACGGGAAGGCGCTGCGCACGGTGAAGTCCTGCGTCGGCGCCACCTGGTGCCGGTACGGGGTGCAGGACAGTGTCGGCCTGGCGGTGGAGCTGGAGCTGCGGTACCGCGGGCTGCGCTCGCCGCACAAGCTCAAGTCCGGGGTGTCCGGCTGTGCCCGCGAGTGCGCCGAAGCAAGGAGCAAGGACTTCGGCGTGATCGCCACCGACGAGGGCTGGAACCTCTACGTCGGCGGCAACGGCGGCGCCACGCCGCGGCACGCCGACCTGCTGCTGTCCGGTGTGGACACCGAGACGCTGATCCGGACCATCGACCGGTTCCTGATGTTCTACGTGCGCACCGCGGACCGGCTGCAGCGCACCGCGCCGTGGGTGGAGGAGCTGGACGGCGGCCTCGACCACCTGCGCGCGGTGATCGTGGACGACAGCCTCGGCATCTGCGCCGACCTGGACGCGGCGATGGCCGAGCACATCGGCAACTACGAGGACGAATGGCGCGGGGTGCTGGCCGACCCGGAGAAGCTGGCCAGGTTCACCTCCTTCGTGAACGCGCCGGGCACACCGGACCCGACGATCAGTTTCCGTACCGAACGTGAGCAGCAGGTGCCGGTGCTGCTCGGAATGCCGGAGGTGGTCGGCAATGACCTTGTCCATTGA